Proteins encoded in a region of the Vicia villosa cultivar HV-30 ecotype Madison, WI unplaced genomic scaffold, Vvil1.0 ctg.000587F_1_1, whole genome shotgun sequence genome:
- the LOC131629635 gene encoding dirigent protein 18-like — translation MANLSSLLATIMLLLLITTINKSSSARTLVNPTPNHYHGHHRITFLMPHMLNDTHPNNNSKKPTTTKVTNPKPQEVSPPNEVSPIPQSTQTQTLDLSTIGFSFPTRAAFQEVEFGSVTPIEEELLVDGGDGDELRKLGKAQGVYVASEEDGSSHMVAMTVSFVKGAFEDGLRLFGVHRSDVFESHVAVIGGTGKYYGANGYAVVKVVDKVGSSKVEGKVISSKFLLFDVYFS, via the coding sequence ATGGCCAACCTCTCTTCTCTTCTAGCAACTATCATGTTACTTTTGTTAATCACCACCATAAACAAATCTTCCTCAGCTAGAACTCTTGTTAATCCAACTCCTAATCACTATCATGGCCATCATAGAATAACATTTTTAATGCCACATATGCTAAATGATACACACCCTAATAATAATTCAAAGAAACCTACCACTACTAAGGTCACAAATCCAAAACCTCAAGAAGTTTCCCCTCCAAATGAAGTGTCACCTATTCCACAATCAACTCAAACACAAACACTTGATCTTTCAACCATTGGTTTCTCTTTTCCTACAAGAGCAGCATTTCAAGAGGTCGAATTTGGATCAGTAACACCAATCGAAGAGGAGTTACTAGTTGACGGTGGTGACGGAGATGAACTAAGGAAACTCGGAAAAGCACAAGGGGTTtatgttgctagtgaagaagatgGAAGTAGTCATATGGTGGCTATGACAGTGAGTTTTGTGAAAGGTGCGTTTGAAGATGGATTGAGACTTTTCGGAGTTCATAGAAGTGATGTTTTTGAGTCACATGTTGCTGTTATTGGAGGAACTGGAAAATACTATGGTGCTAATGGTTATGCTGTTGTTAAGGTTGTTGATAAAGTAGGGTCTAGTAAAGTAGAAGGAAAAGTTATAAGTTCTAAATTCCTtctgtttgatgtgtattttagTTAG
- the LOC131629634 gene encoding uncharacterized protein LOC131629634, whose product MASFTEFASSLLCIAYRKPKTLNLLSTNTRITRTSFLHRSNSSPVSKLLCNSIHTTPLRRFTVASSTASPYQTDEDEELSTVIPPDNRIPATIITGFLGSGKTTLLNHILTAEHGKRIAVIENEFGEIDIDGSLVAAKTAGAEDIMLLNNGCLCCTVRGDLVRMISELVTSKKGKFDHIVIETTGLANPAPIIQTFYAEENIFNEVKLDGVVTLVDAKHAGRHLDEVKSEGVVNEAVEQIAYADRIIINKTDLVGESDITSLVQRIRKINTLANLKRTEYGKVNLDYVLGIGGFDLERIESAVNDEGSKEDDHAHSHDHDHEHNHEHHHHDHDHHHHDESHDHKHDHHSHDHTHDPGVSSVSLVCEGNLDLEKANMWLGTLLMEHSDDIYRMKGLLSVEGMDERFVFQGVHDIFQGSPERLWREDEPRTNKIVFIGKNLDTKELEKGFKDCLM is encoded by the exons ATGGCTTCTTTCACCGAATTTGCTTCAAGCTTATTATGTATTGCTTATCGCAAACCCAAAACCCTCAATCTTCTCTCCACCAACACAAGAATAACGAGAACTTCTTTTTTACATCGCTCAAACTCATCTCCGGTGTCTAAACTATTATGCAACAGCATCCACACCACACCACTTCGCCGCTTCACCGTAGCATCATCAACTGCCTCACCGTATCAAACCGATGAAGACGAAGAACTCTCCACTGTTATTCCACCGGATAATCGTATTCCGGCCACAATTATCACCGGTTTTCTAGGTTCCGGCAAG ACAACGCTgctgaatcatattctgacagCGGAACATGGAAAGAGAATTGCAGTTATTGAAAATGAG TTCGGGGAAATTGATATAGATGGATCTTTAGTTGCGGCGAAAACGGCTGGTGCTGAAGATATTATGTTGTTGAACAATGGCTGTCTTTGTTGTACTGTGAGGGGTGATCTTGTTAGAATGATTTCTGAGTTAGTCACTTCGAAGAAAGGGAAATTTGACCATATTGTTATAGAGACTACTG GTTTGGCGAATCCGGCGCCGATAATCCAGACCTTTTATGCTGAGGAGAATATTTTCAATGAAGTGAAGTTGGATGGTGTTGTCACTTTGGTTGATGCGAAACATGCTGGTCGTCATCTTGATGAGGTTAAGTCAGAAGGTGTGGTCAATGAGGCAGTGGAACAGATTGCTTATGCTGATCGAATAATTATTAACAAG ACTGATCTTGTTGGCGAATCAGACATCACTTCTTTGGTCCAGCGGATTAGG aaaattaacACCTTGGCCAATTTGAAGCGGACGGAGTATGGAAAGGTGAACTTGGATTATGTTCTTGGCATTGGAGGCTTTGATTTGGAAAG GATTGAGAGTGCCGTTAATGATGAAGGATCAAAAGAAGATGATCATGCCCATAGCCATGACCATGACCACGAGCATAACCATGAGCACCATCATCATGATCATGACCACCATCACCATGATGAGTCACATGACCACAAGCATG ATCACCATTCTCATGATCATACTCACGATCCTGGAGTTTCATCTGTGAGCCTAGTTTGTGAAGGAAACTTAGATCTCGAGAAG GCTAACATGTGGCTTGGTACCTTATTGATGGAACATAGTGACGACATTTATAGGATGAAAGGTCTTTTATCTGTTGAAGGAATGGATGAAAGATTTGTCTTTCAG GGAGTTCATGACATATTTCAAGGATCCCCGGAAAGATTGTGGAGGGAAGATGAACCAAGGACAAACAAAATTGTTTTCATAGGGAAGAACTTGGATACTAAGGAATTGGAAAAGGGGTTCAAGGACTGTTTAATGTGA